The DNA region TCCTAGTGTACCACTTTCTGTCACCCTTCCATGGCTTGTAGCTGATTTGGGCCTTTGAGAAAAGACCAAGAGGAAGAGTGATTATTTATCAGTGGCACAGTAAATTCAGCAATATACGCAAGGCAGATATTATGGATTCTTATACATCTACACACAGATAGTTCAGTTGATCCAGTGACAGATCATACGGGTGTTTCAGTTTATGTTCCAAAGTTTCAGGTGACTGTTAAGAAGAGATTATCAGACAAAGTATCAGTATTCACATCTGAGATGGTTGCTATTATTTTAGCCTTGGAATGGGTTGAAGAAGTACTTCTGTGTTCTGATTCACTCAGTCTTAACAATAATTAAAACAGGTATTTCAAATTTTAGGCCAGACATTCCTCTTGAGACTGGACATCTATTGAGGCTTCAGGGTTGAAGGAAACAAGGTGGCAGATGTTCTTACCAAACAATCACTTAAAATTAAGGATACAAACATAGTGGTGCCTTTGCACAAGGGGGGACTGAAAGCCATAATTAAAAAGTCTATTCAATCATTGTGGCAATGAAATTGggataaggaaaagaaaggatGGCATTCATATAAAATTCAGTGGATGCAGGGAACTCAAATGGGAGATGGGTATAAAAGGAGAGAAGTTATACTTACACATTTACGTATTTGACATACTAGGCTGAATAAGTCCCTTTTAAgaattgagaacatctacacaaaatattgttgcaggaaagcagcatcatcagcagggaccccaccacccaggtcatgttctcttttcactgttgccatctggaaggtacaggagcctcaggactcacaccaccaagttcaggaatatTTACTACCCCATAACCATGAGGCTCttgaatggataacttcactcaacttctcttgccccatcattaaaatgttccaacttacaactcactttcaatgactgttcATGATATTCATTATGTTTtagttatttctttttgtatttgcatagtttgcatcatttgcacactggttgaatgcccaagttggtacagtctttctttgattgtattatggttattattctaatatggattcattgaatatgcccacaagaaaatgaatctcagggttgtatacggtgatatatatgtatttttatCATAAAAATACATTGAAAACTTTGATACTGGCATCTGTAGGAGTGCACTTGTCAAGAAATGGTGTAGCATATATTTTTTGAGTGTATTTCCTGAGTTGATAAGGTAACATCTGAAAGGAAATCTTTGGGATAAAACACCTTTAACATGGAAAGCATCACTACCATCCTATAGTGTATAGACGTGTATTTTTCAAAAAGCATTAGTCTTTTTGATATCATTTGAGTTTTTTGGAGGGTGGAATTTATTTGGTATACTTGCAGTCTCCTTGCTCCAGACGTCAACTCATTCATAATGTGGCGGTGGTGCacagaaacaggagtgtgtgggccatagtagttaaagctcaaactgggcacggcacctgatgatgatgatgagtgcACCTTATGTTGGTCTGCCAACCACCTTTAAACTTTACTTACTGTCTGTACCAGGGTTACCAGATTGTCTTTTCTGGCGGCAAATTCCAGAAATCCGGCTTTTTCCCCAACTTGGTTGGTGTCAGAAAATTCATCTTGGCTTTTTCCCCTCGTAGTGTTTGGCTTTAAATTAAAATTTCAGTCTGGCAACCCTGGTCTGTACGGAGTTAGGGGGGAGATCGGCGGGGCTCTTGTAGATCTATGGGGGGGCGGTTTTCGCGTGGTCGACAGACGGTGCGATCTCCCCAACTCGGCGACCCAGGCCGCGTGGCGGCATCTTCGGCCAAATGTGAGCATTGCCCCTATGAATTCCGCGGCAGAAGTCTGTGTGGGGACCGATTTGGAGTGCTCCCCCCGCCCCGCCGAATCGGAACATTGCCCAAACGCACGTCTGACAAAGTCCCGTAAAGGGACGAATTCGAAAGGGCTGTGCCGGCCGAGGGgcgccttcaggtttctgtacctccttcccgagggtaacaatgagaagagggaatgtcctggtgCAGGAGATCCTTCGTGATGAACGCCGAACGCCGCTTCCTACGGCTCCGCTCACCGACGATGCCCTGGATTCTCCGAACGCCACTGTGCCCTCGATGAGGCGGACGAACTGGTCCGTTGACGTATCCAGCGCGCGCTGCCTTTTGAATTTCGCGCGCGGCGCCACGGCGCATGCTCCCACCGCTGGCCGGCATCTGGGCGGGAGTTCTCAATGGCAGCGCACCTGAAGTGGCGGCTAGAGTTAACTAGATtagattttattgtcattgtgccgagtatagatacaaagccaatgaaatgcagttagcatctgaccagaaatgcaaagaatagtgttatttgctaaataactgcaaataaaaagtacagcacacaaatataaagtactgagacagtccaatatgggtgcaatactgcttagcgctgtgatgtgaggttcagcagggtcacaggtAAGATAATGAACGACGAATGAGTTTGGCTGGGCATTTTAATAAGAAGCTGACTGAAACAACTGCTGGTGAAGATTAAGTCTGGAAGTGAATGTAATTGTTCAGACGCGTGACAAGCAACATTCTGAAGGAACAGTGCATCAAATAGCAGGACGAAAGAAACTTTTGGGACGAAATCCTGCATCGTTTCCTTGTGCTCCAGATTCCCGCATGTGTAGCCTTACTTAATTACTCAGATGTTTGATAAAAAGAAGAGAACTAGGAACActtgaaatttaaaaaatctgCCATCAGGTGTCTGACTGGCctgtgaatactacctcactattcctttgtATTGTTTCTGCATGTAACTTATAGTGTTTTATGTCTTTGCAATATACCGCTGCTGCAAAGCGACAAAATATCAtgtcatatatcagtgataatttATCTGATAATGAAATACGATATTAGCATGGGTGGAGGATTTGCTTACTAGCTAAACAGAGCAGGAGGATAGAGCATTTAATTTCAAATTGGCCACCCTAACGAATGGGATATCACATAGATCTGCACTCTGGCTGCAGTTGTCTATAAACATTAATCGTTTAGTGgacgtagtgtacctggactttcagaaagcctttgataaagtcccacataggagattagtgggcaaaattagggcacatggtacggggagcagagtactgacatggattgaaaattggctggctgacagaaaacaaagagtagcgattaatgggtctcTTTCGGAATGGCaagcggtgaccagtggagtactGCAGGGTTccgtgctgggaccgcagctgtttacaatatatattaataatttagatgagggaattaaaagtaacattagcaaatttgccaatgacacaaagctggatggcagtgtgaaatatgaggaggatgttatgagaatgcagggtgacttggacaggctgagtgagtgggaagatgcatggcagatgcagtttaatgtggataaatgtgaggttatccactttggtggtaagaacaggaaggcagattattatctaaatggagtcaagttaggagaaggggaagtacaacgagatctaggtgttcttgttcatcagtcactgaaagcaagcatgcaagtacagcaggctgtgaagaaagctaatggcatgctggccttcataacaaggggaattgagtataagagcaaagaggtccttctgcagctgtacagggccctggtgagaccacacctggagtactgtgtgcagttttggtctccagatttgaggaaggacattcttgctattgagggagtgcagcaaaggttcacaaggttaattcctgggatggcgggactgtcatatgtcgaaagattggagcgactgggcttgtatactctggaatttataAGGCTgcgaggggatcttattgaaatatataagattattaagggattggacacgctggaggcaggaagcatgttcctgctgatgggtgaatgcagaaccagaggccacagtttaagaataaggggtaggccatttagaacagagttgaggaaaaactttttcacctagagagtggtggatgtatggaatgctctgccccagaaggctgtggaggccaagtctctggatgctttcaagaaagagatggatagagctcttaaagatagcggaatcaaaggttatggggataaggcaggaactggatactgattgtggatgatcagccatgatcacagtgaatggcggtgctggctcgaagggccaaatggcctactcctgcacctattgtctattgaaagggACTCATACCGTAGCCATATTTGCAGATAGGTAAACTAAAGATAGAGAGGGGAAAATGTAAAGTTTACTTTGGAATGAAAGTAGTGAATGGAGTTATTACTTGCACAAGGAAAGATAGCAAAAAAAACCCTAGAACAGAAACTTTTAAATAAAACAAGGCTAAAGCACACTGGACAGCATAGAAGTGGTAATGAAATACAATCTTTTATTTTGTAGGTGCTGGTTTATAAAAGTGAGTGGCAGggtagagatatgtctctaccaatgcaggtgtaaggtactccttccctccgcgagcctgcaggtcactcttggacaGGGTGTGGCAGCTgcttaaaccccccccccccaaaatcggGATCACAtgcggatggtcgtatgagcagcagctggtgcatattacaAGTCCAGGTTAtgagaccactgatgccaggcagacaatctctgaagagaaatggctggggtcacccatcttgtaaagactttGTGCCCAGAAGAAATcaacagcaaaccacttctgtagaaaaaattgccaagaacaatcgtggtcatggaaagaccatgattgcctgcaTCATACAGCATGTAATGAAAGAACGGTTTataaaaatagttaaatattGGCTCAAGTGAGATAAGAACCAGagtaaaatgaacagttttggtccccttatttaaGGAAGTTAAACTGTTGGAGACTCTTTGAAAAATCTCCCTGGGAATGAAGGATTGTCTTATGAGCAAAATGTTGAATAGTTTACATGAGAAAAATAAAGTGGCCCTGTTGAAGTACAAGATATCGGCATGCTTGACAGGGTAAATGGTAGGAAGATGTTTCCTCTCCTGAGAAAGCCTGAGACCAGGTGGCACAGAAAAAGACTAAATAAAGAAGAATTTCaaacaagacacacaaaatgctggtggaacgcagcaggccaggcagcatctatcggaagaggtacagtggacgtttcaggcctagaccctgcgacaggactaactgaaagaagagatagtaagagttttgaaagtgggaggaggagggggagatccgaaatgaaaggagaagacaggagggggagggatgaagctaagagctggaaagttgattggcaaaaggtttacagagctggagaagggggaggatcatgggacaggaggcctagggagaaagaaagggggaggggagcccagaggaagatggagagcaggtgagagggacagagagagagaaataaaaaggggggaataaataaataagggatgtggtaagaaggggaggagggtcattaacagaagttagagaaatcaatgctcatgccatcaggttggaggttacccagacggaatataaggtgttgttcctccaaatgagattttctcgtgtttgggtTTTTAAAGAATTTTTCATGGTTGTGATCCTTTTGAAATCATTGAATCCTTGAGTGTATTcaaatttgaatttttttttcaaatcagtAAGGGAATGGGCATAGGGTGGGGAACACACACAGAATAgtagaggaactctgcaggccaggtagcatctatgggaaaaagtacagtccacgtttcgggacaaaacccttcagcaggactgaagggttttggctcaaaatgttgactgtacttctttccatagatgctgcctggcctgctgagttcctccagcattttgcgtgtgttgctggggtttccagcatctacggattttctcttgtttgtgatagggtGGGGAAAATGGACTTAaagattgaatcagccatgatcttactgaatggcagagaagatgtgaggagttgGTTATTCTACTCCTGTCCTCAATTATAGTTTAAGGTTAGAGTGAATGGGGAGATAGGAAGAAAATCACAGCATGTAGACTTGGGGTGGGGTCAAGTTACTGGGATTGAACGGTGCAGGGATGGAGTTTGAAATTTGATCTTTGCATTTTTGATCATGTTTTCTTTAGCATTTGAATGAACTTGGAAGAGTTGGTATGAGATTTAACAGTGCTCTGGAGGTAAAATTACAGATTTGTTGATCCCCATTATGATCCCATAATAATTACAAAATTAGTTTTGCAAATGTCAATTCTACAATGCTTGATTTTTGTTGCAAATGATGAGATCACCTGTACACCTGAGTTCAAGTGTGCAACCTTCAGATTTTAGAATGTAAAAATAGAAACAATTAGCatgatgggagtgggagaaagttatGCTGGTGACTGGAATTTGAGTTCCTTGGGTTCAAAACTACTGCTGAGACAAAGCAGCAAGAAAAGACCTGGGGTTAAAAGTAAATAAGTTAGTAAAGGGGCAATTGGGCATTCTTCAccacctcctccccccacccccaccaccaaacTGACTCCATCTGTCTATCAAACCTCTCTTATCTCATCCCATTTGTACAGTCCAgtctctgtctctatctgtctctgGGCTCTCCCTTTCCCAAATGGTATCATCacttctcctcccacctccctGATTTAACCTTCCCCAAACCAACCACTGCCTTTTCCCTCCTCATCTTTATACTACCTGTTTTCTCTCTACACTTTGTCCTGAAGCAGAGTCTCAATACCAAAAGTGGGCCATTTCTTTTCCTCCAAGTATACTTCATGAATGCAGAGCTTTCCGGCACTTTTTGTTTGCAAATATATTGTTAAGTTTTACAAGGGCACTAAATGAAGATACTGACTTTTATCAACACTTTAGATGGGACTTTGAACATTGGGAGCACTTGGGCACTGATTGCCTTCTGTACTTTGTCACTACACCGTACTTCCTGCCTTGTTTGTGGAATGCTGCCCAGTTGGTGGGATTAACCATGATAAGCAcaggagattcttcagatgcaggaaatccaacaaatgcaaaatactggaggaacccagaaGGTCAGAAAGCATCTGTACTAGGATTCTGCAAcctttttttgtgccatggaccaatgccattaagcaagggatctgcAGACCCCAGGTTGAAAACCCCTGatctattgagaggaataaacagttatcatttcaggcagagacccttcatcaggactggaaaggaagtgggaagaagccagaataagaaggtggaggggaggggaaagagtacaagctggcagatgataggtgagaccaggtggtggggggggggggtgcaaaaggatgaagtaagaagctgggaggtgatagaagaggtaaagggcctcTTGTATGTGCCTtgtgaggagatgttgttgccaatccaaactgactgtggtctgcaaatgaggaaatcaagggtccaattgcacaaggaggaatTGAGGCCAAGTTCTTGGAGCAGATTGATtaactttgaggggatgatagtattgaatgccaagctgtagatAATAATAAGCACCCTGATTTATGCATctgcactgtccagatgttccagggttaagtgaagagccaatgaaaaggcatctgatgttgacctgttgtgatggtagcaaattggagcggatccaagtcactcctcaggcaggagttgatatacttcatcatcaacctctcaaagtactacAACACAGTGGatttaagtgctactggatgatagtcattgagcaGGTTGCCATGTTCTCAGAACTATTGATTAGATTTTAGATTAAACACTAAAATAGCTATTCATATTTTTGTTTACATTGATCAGCAAATTAATCTCAGAAATCTTATCAACAGTTAACAGGCAGCCAAGAACTGAACTTCAACATTTTTCTCTATCTCCATTGTTTTCTCCGCAACTTTCCATTTGCCAGCTAAATTGCATAAGAGCAATGCCCTGGATCTTGACAATTCTTTCATCTATATATAGTCTTGGACAGACTTCCACTGGGCATAGGAAAAAAGCACCTTTCTTCTGCTTGATGTCTCTTTCACCAAGATTGATGTTTGGAATTTACCTTTGTGCAGAAGTGTGGTCATTTCTAGAGTCATAGAAGCCTTATGAAGCCAGGAGGCTATTCATTAACTTGAATATGTGGCTGCTTTAAAAAAATATAGAGCCAAATCCTATTTCCTGCACTTAGTCCGTTGCAGTGTTGGTTACAAAACATCCAAGTGCTCAACTGAACATTTTCTGTATGTGATTGGTCTCTTGTAGCATTGTGCTCCAATCTgctgccaccaccaccacctgaGTGAAATGCTTTCCTTCTTTCTACCCATTAATCCCATCCCTTTAGTTAtggactcagcctcagaatagaggggcatccttttagaacagagatgaggagggatttcttgagccagagattggtgaatctggaattctttggcacagtcagctgtggaggtcaagtctttatgtacatttaaggcaaaggttgagagattcttgattggtcagggcatgaagggatatggggagaaggcaggagactgaggctgagaagaaaattggatcggctacaatgaaatggaggagcagactggatgagccaaatggcgtaattctgctcctgtgtcttatggacaACCTCTTACTGCTACAGGTGGACATTGCCACTTGctacaaaaaggcaacaattataccagtgcttaagaagaataatgtgagctgcctgaatgactatcacctggtagcactcacattgacagtgatgaaatgctttgagtggttggtcatgacgagactgaactcctgcctcagcaaggacctggacccattgcaatttgcctattgctacaATAGGTCAATGAGAGATATAATCTCAATGACTCTCCAcaaggctttagaccacctgaacaacacaaacacctatgttcatcaactatagctcaccatttaatactatcattcccacaatcctgattgagcagttgcagaacctgggcctctgtacctccctctgcaattggatccttgacttcctaaccggaagaccacaatctgtgcagattggtgataacatatcctcctcgctgacgatcaaccctggcacacctcaggggtgtgtgtgtagcccactgctctactctctatatgcacatgactgtgtggctaggcatagctcaaataccatctataaatttgctgatgatacaaccattgttggtagaatctcaggtggtgacgagagggcgtacaggagtgagatatgccaactagtggagtggtgccgcagcaacaacctggcactcaacgtcagtaagacaaaagagctgattgtggacttcaggaagggtaagatgcaggaacacataccaatcctcaaggagggatcagaagtggaaagagttaacagtttcaagttcctgggtgtcaaggtatctgaggatctaacatggtcccaacatattgatgcagttataaagaaggcaagacagcggctatacttcattaggagtttgaagagatttggtatgtcaacaaatacactcaaaaacttctatagatataccttggagagcattctgacaggctgcaccactgtctggtatagggggagctactgcacaggactgaaagaagctgcagagggttgtaaatctaatcagctccatcttgggtactagcctacagagtacccaggacatcttcagggggcagtgtctcagaaaggcagagtccatcattaaggacctccagcacccggggcatgcccttttctcactgttaccatcaggtaggaggtacagaaacctgaaggcacacactcagcaattcaggaacagcttcttcccctctgccatctgattcctgaatggacatagaacccttggacactacctcacctttttttaaatatacagtatttctgatttttgcacattttttaatctattcaatatgtacactgtaattgatttactcatttatttattattatttttttttctcttctatattatgtattgcattgaactgctgctgctaagttaacaaattttacatcacaggccgatgataataaacctgattctgattccttctgCTCAGAGTAATGTTCTTTctgtctgtaattttttttttacaaaatattgTTCTCTTTAATTAAGTTATCCTCTGGTCTCCTTTTTCCAAAAGGAAACAATCTCAGCCTAGCTGatattttccagtcctgacaacattTTTGTAAGCCTGTACCCTCTTCAGTGTAATCCTAACTTTTCTGCAACATTGTGACTTAAATATTCACAATAATCCATCTAAAGCTTTACTATAGTTTTAACACTTCTAACATAACCTCAGTACTCTTAAAGAAAATAGGTGCTAACTCTCCTATTAATAAGCTCAGGTTTTGCCCATTGATGCATCTACTAATAGAGAGACTGcatcatagtggttagcataatgctttctGGCGCCAGTGACCTGGGTACAACTTCTGCCGCCGTTTTTAGGGAACTTATGTGTTCTTTCCGTGACCATGGaggattcctccaggtgctccagttccatCCACATCCCTAAGGCGTACAGGtgagtaggtgaattggtcacatgggtgtaattgggcagtgtgggctcattgtgctggaagggcctgttactgtgctgtatctctaagaaaaataataaatatccaAGCTATTCCATTATATATGCATCTATCAGATGGGATAGCACAGATATTTATTATTCATCTCCTTCTCTTAGTTTCTCCACCtctactgcatctgttcccaagatGAGGCTTTACATTCTAAGACTTCAGAAAAGTCTTTATAAAGCCAAGTTTCCTGAAAAAGGACTTTCCTGAAGTCTTAGAATGTAAAGCTGCttcttgagagcagatgcagtagaGGTGGAGAAACtaagagaaggagatggcatcttCACAGGACACAGGGTGAGTGGAGATATCGCCCAGATAGTTGGGAGTTactatttcaaagtaaatttattatcaacgtacatatatgtcaccatatactaccctgagatacattttcttttgggcattcagggtaaaacaaagaaatacaacagaatcactgaaaaactatacacaaagactgacaaactatcaatgtgcaaaagacaaaactgcccaaatataaaaaaataaataaatgaatattgaGAATGAGCTGTAgaatccttcaaagtgagtcaataggttgaggaatcagtcaacgttgagtgaagttacccacgctggttgaggagcctgatggttgtagggcaatagctgttcctgaacagtGAGTTGTGAGTCTCTGATccctccttccagatggcagcagcgagaagagaccatggcctgggtgctggagtcTTTGATGGCACATGCCGGTTTCTTGTAGCACTGTTGTAGATGTGCTCCGTGGTGGGGACAGCTTTTTCTGTGATGGACTgaactgtatccactactttttgaaggcttttctgttcttaggcactggtgtttccacaccagtcaggatactttccactGCACAAAACATGTTCAAGTTTATTTCCACTTATAagaccaaatgaaacagcattcttcCTGACCAAGTTtcagtatacagtatatataactcacacacaacataaTGTAATATTACCACAATTTTATAAATAATAACATGTTCTAGAACACTGACATTTAACATAAGGTGCTTTAACGACacaatttaaaaagtaaacagtataacgctactggtGTTTCATGTGCAATGAGACGGGTGGGGCGGGGCTAAACAGGTGAGTTTAGTAGTCTCACGGCGGGGGGGGGGAAATAGAAGCTGTTTACTATCCTAACAAAACCTTGTCCTAAGGCTGCGGTACCTCCTACTTGAGGATAGGAGGTCAAAGAGACTATGGGACGGTTGGAAGggttcctgataaatatctctgatgggaggaggagagaccccgatgatcagCAGACCTCGCAATATTTGGatgtcaaatgccttgcaattcccataccggacggtgatgcagctggtcaacgGTGCTCCTATAAAAACAACAGAAGTTTGTTAAGGTTTTTTATAACAGGCTGAAATCTGCACAAACctgtaaggaagtagaggcgctgccgtaCCTTCTTTGTACAAAATAACGCTTATGTGCTAGTCCCAGAGCAGATGTTTGCAAATGATAacgccaaagaatttaaagttactgacactcTGCGCCTCTGACTCCCTAATGaacactggctcatggacctcttgtCGCTTCCTCCTGTAGCTTTTTTGGtttttgaagcaccttcaattactccaaaagactgaggtttggtaaaatactgaaaggcttttattcgctgtacaatacgatctccacagtgagtgtctgcccccggactgagggggaggggcaaggcgaacacttttatacaggactctgtgggaggagccacaggggcagtcagcagaggggtgtgtccagacaggtaaccaagttacaacatatatacatggtttaccacattcacccctcctttttttttaaaaagagtcccgcgggctgaagtgactgacaatatttacaagaaatatatctacaggttaagtctatcaggcggtcgagtccatcgctgtgatctacgtagcaccagcggtgattgcaccggcgatggtggttgtgctggctccggcctgacttcaggtgccagcacattaggcgtcggtaatccctcgtgcgtgtgcgtcgcgcccggtatgggagtgtcgtgtggtgcctgtatagggtttggggtgcacggtgtctcgtaggtacatacattggtgggtacggggtcaatagtcaccacggagcgTTCAgagtaggggcccggagctcctgcgggtgccaggtcgcggatggagaccgtgtcctcccgcccatcaggtaaaaccacgtaggcatactgggggttcgcatgaagtaagtgaaccctctcaacTATCGGGGAGTacttattgctcctcgcatgtttccggagcagcactggccccggggacgtcagccaagatggtagggtggttccagtggtcgattttctgggaaaagaaaagagccgctcatgaggggtggcattggtggctgtgcataacagggagcggatggagtggagtgcctcggtaaggacctcctgccagcgggagaccagcagtccctttgacctgagggctaagagtgtggctttccacactgtgccattctccttctctacctgtccattcccccggggattatagcttgtggtcctactggttgcaattcacctagccagtagatattggcgcagctcgtcactcataaatgaggaccctctgtcactgtggatatagcatgggtatctgaacagagtgaagagcttgcgcagggcttttataactgacgtggtagtggtgtc from Mobula birostris isolate sMobBir1 chromosome 24, sMobBir1.hap1, whole genome shotgun sequence includes:
- the LOC140187144 gene encoding uncharacterized protein — encoded protein: MVVDYSQTINRLTQLDAYPLPRIADMVNQIAQYKVYSTIDLKSAYHQLPICREDRPYTAFEADGRLYQFLRVPFGVMNGVSVFQRAIDRMVDQCQLKATFPYLDNITICGHDQQDHDNNVQKFLQAAKSFNLTYNKDKCVFGTTRLAILGKSTTGTTLPSWLTSPGPVLLRKHARSNKYSPIVERVHLLHANPQYAYVVLPDGREDTVSIRDLAPAGAPGPYSERSVVTIDPVPTNVCTYETPCTPNPIQAPHDTPIPGATHTHEGLPTPNVLAPEVRPEPAQPPSPVQSPLVLRRSQRWTRPPDRLNL